Proteins from one Setaria italica strain Yugu1 chromosome V, Setaria_italica_v2.0, whole genome shotgun sequence genomic window:
- the LOC101760571 gene encoding pentatricopeptide repeat-containing protein At5g46100 codes for MPPANPRPNKWPKNLTSDHLHRLVRAERDPRRALSLFDAATAASTSAPDPITPSPATVSLLTSRLASAGHLHLAASLLSRLRGLFPSSAALEGPFLTLLRAFSRTHRPLAALHLFRSAPSDLALPHSARSYTAVLAALVAHSQLHLARSLLADMRAAGFAPTAATYNVLLKAHCSDATAPIEDALRIFRNIPKPDACSYNTIIDGLCRRGRLDEALELFSEMVGKCIAPTVVTYTTVIHWLAREGCFDDALKIFDEMGRRGISPNLVTYSSLIDGLCKGGRSASALELLDRMTKEKKLPNTITYSSVIDGLCKECRLSEAMEVLDRMRLQGRKPDAGLFGKLIVGLCNAGRAVEAANYLDEMVLAGIEPNRLTWSLHARINNTVLTALCTKGELGRAFRVYQSTRTRSISTEPATFHLLVKSFSEKNNLEKAAHVVLDMLSERCIPESETWDVIISGYWGRKNVRQEAKEIWNQLTVS; via the coding sequence ATGCCGCCGGCCAACCCCAGGCCGAATAAATGGCCGAAGAACCTCACCTCAGACCACCTTCACCGCCTGGTTCGCGCCGAGCGCGACCCGCGCCGCGCCCTTTCGCTCTTCGACGCTGCCACCGCCGCGTCCACTTCTGCGCCCGACCCCATCACCCCGTCTCCGGCCACCGTCTCTCTCCTCACCtcccgcctcgcctccgccggccacctccacctggccgcctccctcctctcgcGATTACGCGGGctcttcccctcctccgccgcactCGAGGGCCCCTTCCTCACCCTCCTCCGCGCCTTCTCCCGCACGcaccgcccgctcgccgccctcCACCTCTTCCGCTCCGCCCCCTCCGACCTCGCACTCCCCCACTCCGCTCGCTCCTAcaccgccgtcctcgccgctcTCGTCGCGCACTCGCAACTCCATCTGGCCCGTTCCCTCCTCGCTGACATGCGCGCCGCCGGAttcgcccccaccgccgccacctacAACGTCCTCCTCAAGGCCCACtgctccgacgccaccgccccGATCGAAGACGCTCTCCGAATTTTTCGGAACATCCCCAAACCGGACGCCTGCTCCTACAATACCATCATCGATGGGCTCTGCCGCCGTGGCCGCCTGGACGAGGCCCTCGAGCTGTTCTCCGAGATGGTTGGGAAATGCATTGCGCCTACTGTCGTTACATACACCACTGTTATCCACTGGCTCGCACGGGAGGGTTGCTTTGATGATGCTTTAAAGATATTCGATGAAATGGGGAGGAGAGGGATCTCACCTAATTTGGTCACTTATAGTTCGCTGATTGATGGATTGTGCAAGGGTGGACGCTCAGCATCAGCGTTGGAATTGCTGGATAGGATGACCAAGGAGAAGAAGCTGCCTAATACGATCACATATAGTTCTGTGATTGATGGGCTCTGTAAGGAGTGCAGGTTGAGTGAGGCAATGGAGGTCTTGGATCGGATGCGTCTGCAGGGCCGGAAGCCTGATGCTGGGTTGTTTGGGAAGCTAATTGTTGGGCTATGCAATGCAGGAAGGGCTGTGGAGGCTGCAAATTACTTGGATGAGATGGTTCTTGCCGGTATTGAACCAAACCGTTTGACTTGGAGCCTGCATGCCAGGATAAACAATACTGTGCTGACAGCATTGTGCACTAAAGGTGAACTTGGGAGGGCTTTTCGGGTCTACCAGAGCACAAGGACTCGTAGCATTTCTACTGAGCCAGCAACTTTCCATCTTCTGGTTAAGAGCTTCTCTGAAAAGAACAATTTAGAGAAAGCTGCTCATGTTGTGCTTGACATGCTGTCAGAGAGATGCATCCCTGAGAGTGAGACATGGGATGTTATTATCAGTGGGTACTGGGGTAGGAAGAATGTGAGACAAGAAGCCAAGGAAATATGGAACCAGCTAACTGTTAGTTGA